The proteins below come from a single Ochotona princeps isolate mOchPri1 chromosome 6, mOchPri1.hap1, whole genome shotgun sequence genomic window:
- the LOC101519604 gene encoding olfactory receptor 4L1, whose protein sequence is MEHINGTVVTEFILLGFSIQWELQIFFFVTFTLIYSATVVGNILIMVTVTFSSILHSPMYFLLGNLSFLDMCLSTATTPKMIADLLTEYKTISLWGCMAQMFFMHFFGGAEMTLLIAMAFDRYVAICKPLHYRTIMNHRLLNGFVMLSWVIGFIHTMSQMILTVNLPFCDHNVIDNIFCDLPLVIKLACVETYTLELFVIADSGLLSFICFILLLFSYTVILVTVRKRSSAGLSKALSTLSAHIIVVTLFFGPCIFIYAWPFGSFASNKTLAVFYTVMTPLLNPIIYTLRNQKMQVAMRKLRFQHVSSSQNF, encoded by the coding sequence ATGGAGCATATAAATGGAACTGTGGTGACTGAATTTATCTTACTGGGATTTTCTATACAATGGGAACttcaaattttcttctttgtgacATTTACCTTGATCTACAGTGCTACTGTTGTTGGGAACATCCTCATTATGGTCACAGTGACATTCAGTTCCATCCTGCATTCTCCTATGTATTTTCTCCTGGGAAATCTCTCTTTTCTGGACATGTGTCTCTCCACAGCCACAACACCCAAGATGATCGCAGATTTGCTCACTGAGTACAAGACCATCTCCTTATGGGGCTGCATGGCTCAAATGTTCTTTATGCACTTCTTTGGGGGTGCAGAGATGACTCTTTTGATAGCCATGGCGTTTGATAGGTATGTTGCGATATGCAAACCGTTGCACTACAGGACAATCATGAACCACAGGTTGTTGAATGGATTTGTGATGCTTTCATGGGTAATTGGGTTTATACACACTATGAGCCAGATGATATTAACTGTGAACTTGCCTTTTTGTGACCACAATGTCATAGACAACATATTTTGTGACCTTCCCCTAGTGATCAAGCTTGCTTGTGTTGAAACATATACCCTGGAATTATTTGTCATCGCTGACAGTGGACTACTCTCTTTCATCTGCTTCATcttgttgcttttctcctacactGTCATCCTGGTCACTGTACGGAAAAGATCCTCTGCAGGACTTTCCAAGGCTCTGTCCACATTGTCTGCCCacatcattgtggtcactttgttCTTTGGACCTTGTATCTTTATCTATGCCTGGCCATTTGGTAGCTTTGCAAGCAATAAAACCCTGGCTGTCTTTTACACTGTTATGACACCTTTATTGAATCCTATTATTTATACCTTGAGAAATCAGAAAATGCAAGTGGCCATGAGAAAGTTGCGGTTTCAACATGTTAGTTCCTCACAAAACTTCTAG
- the LOC101519855 gene encoding olfactory receptor 4K13-like yields the protein MERQNYSKVSEFILLGLTESHELQTFFFVFFSLIYIFIVLGNLVVILVVKLDPKLHSPMYFLLANLSFIDMSLASFATPKMLYNLISQYKTISYDGCMTQMFFLHLLGGSEMMLLVAMAIDRYIAICKPLHYKNIMSSRACLSLALLSWSTGFVHTMSQMVFTVTLPFCGPNVVDSFFCDLPRVIKLACTDTYVLELLVIADSGLLSLFCFVFLFISYSIILVTVQHRSSRGSSKALSTLSAHITVVVLFFGPCIFIYIWPFSSVSADKVLSVFYTIFTPLLNPIIYTFRNKDMKKALRKINIKYVSSRSSF from the coding sequence ATGGAAAGACAAAACTACTCCAAGGTGTCTGAGTTTATTTTGTTAGGACTCACAGAGTCTCATGAGTTACAGACTTTCTTTTTcgtatttttttctctcatttacaTATTCATCGTGCTAGGTAACCTTGTAGTTATTTTGGTAGTGAAGTTGGATCCTAAGTTGCATTCTCCCATGTACTTCCTACTGGCCAACCTTTCCTTTATTGACATGTCTCTGGCCTCCTTTGCCACTCCTAAGATGCTCTATAACTTAATTAGTCAATATAAGACGATCTCTTATGATGGCTGCATGACACAGATGTTTTTCCTTCACCTTTTAGGCGGAAGTGAGATGATGTTGCTTGTAGCCATGGCAATTGATAGATACATTGCCATATGCAAGCCCCTCCACTACAAAAATATTATGAGCTCTCGTGCTTGCCTCAGCCTTGCGCTTCTCTCCTGGAGTACGGGTTTTGTGCACACCATGAGTCAAATGGTTTTCACAGTGACTTTGCCATTCTGTGGTCCTAACGTTGTGGATAGTTTTTTTTGTGATCTGCCGCGCGTGATCAAACTTGCCTGCACTGACACTTACGTGCTGGAGCTGCTAGTAATTGCGGACAGTGGACTACTCTCCTTGTTCTGCTTCGTCTTTCTGTTCATCTCCTACAGCATCATCCTGGTGACTGTGCAGCACCGCTCCTCCAGGGGGTCGTCTAAGGCTCTGTCTACTCTGTCAGCTCACATTACAGTGGTTGTACTGTTCTTTGGACCTTGCATCTTTATCTACATTTGGCCATTCAGCAGTGTTTCTGCTGATAAGGTCCTCTCTGTATTTTACACAATTTTTACTCCCCTTTTAAATCCAATCATCTACACATTTAGGAATAAAGATATGAAGAAAgcattgagaaaaataaatataaagtatGTAAGTTCCAGATCGAGTTTTTAA
- the LOC101520094 gene encoding olfactory receptor 4K13, translating to MERANHSVVSEFILLGLSKSQNLQILFFLGFFLVYVGIVLGNLLILVTVAFDSRLHTPMYFLLINLSCIDMILASFATPKMIVDFLRKQKTISWWGCYSQMFFMHLLGGSEMMLLVAMAIDRYVAICKPLHYRTIMNPRVLVGLLLSSYAVGFVHSSSQMAFMLNLPFCGPNVVDSFFCDLPLVIKLACKNTYVLQLLVVADSGLLSLVCFILLLISYTVIIFSVKHRAASGSSKAFSTLSAHITVVTLFFAPCVFIYVWPFSRYSVDKILSVFYTIFTPLLNPIIYTLRNKEVKSAIKKIRSRHINSKHTF from the coding sequence ATGGAAAGAGCAAATCATTCAGTGGTATCTGAATTTATCTTGCTTGGACTTTCCAAGTCTCAGAATCTTCAGATTTTATTCTTCCTGGGATTCTTTCTGGTGTACGTGGGGATTGTGCTGGGAAACCTTCTCATCTTGGTCACTGTGGCCTTTGACTCACGCCTTCATACACCAATGTATTTTCTGCTCATCAATCTGTCCTGTATTGATATGATCCTGGCTTCTTTTGCTACTCCAAAGATGATTGTAGATTTCCTCCGAAAACAGAAGACCATCTCCTGGTGGGGGTGTTACTCTCAGATGTTCTTCATGCACCTTCTGGGTGGCAGTGAGATGATGCTGCTGGTAGCCATGGCAATAGACAGGTATGTGGCCATATGCAAACCTCTCCATTACAGGACCATTATGAACCCACGGGTGCTCGTGGGGCTGTTACTATCCTCCTATGCAGTGGGATTTGTCCATTCATCTAGTCAGATGGCCTTCATGTTAAATTTGCCCTTTTGCGGCCCCAATGTTGTAGACAGCTTTTTCTGTGATCTTCCCCTTGTAATCAAACTTGCCTGCAAGAACACCTATGTCCTCCAACTGCTGGTCGTTGCTGACAGTGGCCTCTTGTCCCTGGTCTGCTTCATCCTCTTGCTTATCTCCTACACGGTCATCATATTCTCGGTCAAGCACCGGGCTGCGAGTGGGTCCTCGAAGGCCTTCTCCACTCTCTCTGCCCACATCACTGTTGTGACGCTCTTCTTCGCTCCCTGTGTCTTCATCTACGTGTGGCCCTTCAGTAGGTACTCTGTGGACAAAATACTTTCTGTGTTTTACACAATTTTTACACCTCTTCTAAATCCTATTATTTATACATtaagaaataaagaagtaaaatcaGCCATTAAGAAAATAAGGTCTCGGCATATAAATTCAAAGCACACTTTTTAG